A genomic segment from Cyanobacteriota bacterium encodes:
- a CDS encoding DUF3685 domain-containing protein yields MDDTPYNLLLIDEDPVFRLGLRTLLAQFADLLVTAEADNSTLALKILASLESPDATSTAALDTAESGST; encoded by the coding sequence ATGGATGATACTCCCTACAACCTACTGCTAATCGACGAGGATCCTGTTTTTCGTCTAGGGCTACGCACTCTACTCGCACAATTTGCTGATTTGCTAGTTACGGCAGAAGCAGATAACAGTACACTTGCCCTAAAAATCTTGGCCAGTCTAGAATCACCGGACGCAACGTCTACGGCTGCTCTAGACACTGCTGAATCTGGGTCTAC